GTGCGCTGTAACGGCGTAACCGCGCGCCAGATAGTGGCTCATCACCTCGCGCTGGGCCAGCCGCCAGGCCAGGGCCAGATCGGCGCCGCGCTCGAGCAGCTCAAGCAGGTCGGGACTGTAGACGGCCAGCCAGGCCGAGTCCAGGCCGAGGTTGGGCGGCGCGGGCCGGCCGTCTTCGCGCGCCCCCAGCGCGATGGGGACGCTGGTGGGGACGCTGACGGCAACGTCTGTGGGCGACGCCGGCTTGGCCTCGCGGCGGAGGTCCCAGAGGGCCAGCAGGCGGTCGCTCGGCAGGCCCCGGTTGAGCCGGTCGTTCATGGGCCCGTACTCGTTCACGCGGTACTCGAGCGCCTCGGCGCCCAGGTGCGTCAGGTTGAGCCGCGCGTTCTTGCGCTGCAGCGGGTCGAAGGTCCAG
This window of the Deinococcota bacterium genome carries:
- a CDS encoding GNAT family N-acetyltransferase, which codes for MIRELGSAEEMALCEALEAEVWGLAPRALVPASQLVAAAHAGGLVAAAFQGPRAVGFVYGFPSFRPELRPSPGHHSHMLAVLPAYRGRGLGQELKRFQRDWCLARGILWITWTFDPLQRKNARLNLTHLGAEALEYRVNEYGPMNDRLNRGLPSDRLLALWDLRREAKPASPTDVAVSVPTSVPIALGAREDGRPAPPNLGLDSAWLAVYSPDLLELLERGADLALAWRLAQREVMSHYLARGYAVTAHRGEHYLFRGTTTKPPL